The genomic stretch ACATGGGCAGCTACATACAAGAATACGATGGCGCACAAATGGGGTACGCAGCATAACATCTcgtatgtgtgtgtatatatatacacatggGACACCAAGAATATTTTTGGAAATGAGTCAAACATCTCAACTAATTTTTGGATGTCTCAATTCATCTCAGTCATCTGTGTGTGCAGACTATCATCACACTCTCTATATaaagagattttttattttacacACCCTGTGagtatctaaatttttttaaataattaatactATAATTCAACCACTATCATGCCAATCAAATTTTACCTATACATTTAGGGGTTTGATTAcagtattaagtaaaaaaaaaaatttaaataaaaaattagattttatatatatatatatatagaatgatACCTTGCACAATTTAATTACTTTATACTATCGTGAACAACATCTAATGTGGATGTTCTGATACAatcaaaaatgatttttttttctctctctcattTATATATAATTCTCTTCTCTTACGTATATGCAAACTGATACGGATAGGTAGCAATCATCCTCACGTCAGTACtaatatttaaagataatattgtACTTATGGTGGCTCACTTGTTCAGTTGGCTGATGATTTCAACATGCATGGTGTATGAAGATTTGCAAGATTTGTATGAAAATCAGCATTCGAACTCTTCTGACAAAAGAGTAGCTGAAAGAAAAGAGTATTTATTTCGAATAAGTACTATCTATCTCCTCTCTAAATGAAAATCATCGGGCATAAGAAAcaattatccttttttttttaaaggtcAGCATCAACATTCACGTTACTTTATATATGCGGTGTTGATTTGTATAGTACCATtgttggtgttggtctttaatGATCAACACAAGCCTTGGTTGATTTCAAACCCTGTTTAAGACTAGCATCAACCTTGGCTAATTTCAAATCCTATTGGTGTTGGCCTTTAAATACTAGCACCAACACTGGAGCTGATCTTCAAAGACTAGTACTAATATTGATTTCTACAAATCAACACCAACATTTGGTGCTGGTTTACGCAAAACAGTACCGACATAGTGCTAGTTTGTACACGTTGGTGTTGGTTTACACAAGGCTGGTGCTGGTTTCAAACCATTCCTAGTGctagtctttaaagaccaacaccaatgATAGTACTGGTCTTTAAGACTAACACTAACGCGATGTTGGCTGGTGTTAGTTTCAAATTAACGCTAGTGCTGGTCTTTAAAACCTGCACCATCTTGCATGTAGGAAAGAAACTTACATGTaggagagagaagagaattgcatgcagatgagagataaaaataaaaaaaatcatttttaaccaTGTCAAAACATCCACATCGGATGTCACCCATGGTTGTGCAAAGTAAGTTGTGCAAGGTATACACAAAACAACACCACTGTTGGCATAGATCTTTACAGACCCCGCCAACAATGGTGTTGATTTCAAACCGGTGTtagtgctggtctttaaagactaACATCAACGGTAATACTGGTCTTTAAAACTAGTATTAATATGATTTCAAAACAATGCTAGTGTTAGGTCTTTAAGACTAATACTATCTTGCATGCATAAGAGGAGAAAATTACACGTAGATTGAGAGAGAATAAAAAAAACTTCGGATATCGCCTAAGGTTGTGATGGGATAAATTGTGCAGGGTATAGGATACCACATATATTGCTGCTTGCTCACTATAAGCCAACTTAAAAAGAAGAGCATGCTGCAACTGCATTCCTATCGAAGTAAGGGGAAAAAAACAGGAAAAAGCACAAATAAAATAAAGAGTGAGTTTGTCTTAGAGTACATGTTCTCTAGCGCACGGTGGACAGTGTGAATAATAACTCGTAGGGTACAACCCTTTTCCATATTATAGAGCAGCCACGACCCCATGCAGAGGCCTAATGCTGGCCTGCACACTTCACGCAGAGCCCCGGTAGAGGTTGCTTGCTGTTTGAACTCTCAAGGATCAAGGCCATGAACAAGCACGGAGAGTCCAAGCTCCTTAAGATCCAGGCACCACCCTCttgttaattttcttttcttatcttcTTCAGGAAAAAGCGATTAAGAAAATTTCCTCTCTCTGTTTTGCTCTCGCAGACACTCATCTTGAAGGTGAACATACATTGCGATGGCTGTAGGCTTCAAGTCAGGAAGATCCTCCACAGAACTGAAGGTAGGAAAATTTTTGTGTGCCCTTTCTGCCATAAAAACATAGTTTGGATCTTAGAAGTATCCGATGCAGGAGTCTTCTCGGTGAGCATAGATGTTGAGGAACAGAAGGTTACAGTTTCAGGGGATGTGGACGCTGCGACTCTGATAAGGAAGTTGAACAGAGCAGGTAAGCACGCAGAGCCATGGCCTGTAAAGGCCAGAAAGGAGGATCAGAGACCAAACCAACAGAAACAAGGGAAGAAGCCAGTTTGCAACACCGTGAAGAAACAAAGCCACAAATCCTTCAGAAACCGGAAGCACGAGCTTTCTTCATCCAGCTCCGATGATGAGTACGACAGTGACGATGAAGAAGACGACGACAACGACGGCTATGATCTACGATCACTCAACAGCCAGTTGAGGCAAATTCAGCAGCAGTTCCCGATGATGGTGAACATGCAGCAGGCCTGCCAGACACACTCGCCGTCCATGGTGATGCAAGAGAACGGGCACCTACAGCCACAGATGATGTATTTGAGGTCTCCGGCAATGGCCGCCTCCTACACGGGGTACTACTGCTACCAAAGCCCTTGCTATCTGAACGACCAAGTAGACGACGGCTATCAGTGTTACTATGCTTCCGGCAATGGAGATAGCAATGTTTGTAGTATCATGTAAAAGAATGGATGCTCCTGTATCTTACTCTTCGTGCTGTCTTGTGGCTTTCTGAAAGTGATGTTGCATCGAGCTGTGGAAGATGATTGCTATGTTATGCTTTTCACTAATCTTtatgacatttttttttaataatctagtTTAGGTGCTTGATTAATTCCGGAGATGGAGATAGATGGTCTTGCTAGAAATGTGAATGAAACAAAAGGAGACTTCTTTGTGTACAGTTTAATTTAACAttagaagtttaaaaataataatctcaGTTAATTATATTGACTATTTTTGGAGGTGACCAATCCGATCCCATAGAAATTTTCCATCGGTCACTAGGATAAATCCAGAAGTGCACTatagttggtttatattgttgTACATGCATTAATAATGTAAACAAATGCACAGGGAGAgattctctctcacgcgtggattCGTAAGAGGATGTAAATCCAGAGTCTGGATTGCAATTAgttaattcgattaatttgatattaattttgtataaatttttttaattattattttaaataaatttagttaattcggtgttaactgaaataactaattcagttaattcagttttagtaaaactttgatttgattcgattagtcaacactaaatcggttttcggttaattcggttaatttatggactgaattaaccgaatgctcacccctaattGCAATGAATCAAGTTGACTCATGTGTGAGTATGACCTGCGCATGTCGAATGTTGGATCAGTCATGACAAATTGAGCAGGACGAGTTCATAGACATTAAATAACTTTAATTTGTGACCAAGAGCAAAGAGAGAGCTAAGAGCAAAGCTTTTCTCGGTGATTTACCCGTAATAGCAATCCGATACTTTCTCAATTGGCCATGAACAACCGATGTTTGGTGAACCTCAAAGCACAGTCGGAGGAGGACAAATCTATTTTAAGGAAATTGCTTGAAAGCAGACCTTGACGTCTTCTTTTCAGCATGCGGGAGTCTGCAGTCGGGATTCTGCCTCAACATCTTATTTTCAGCACTCGGGAGTCTGCAGTCTTCTACAACTCGGACTCTCAAGTCGCGAGCTTCCAGTGGGGATTCTTTAGTCGGGAATCTCCAGTCCGGACTCCGTACTCAGTAGTCTTAAGTCAGAAGTTTGTACTCTAGAGTCTACACTTGGATTCTGCACTCTAGTTCTAGTCAACTTAGTCATTTCAAACAACTATTCCTTCCCTACTTGATAGTCTAAAATTATTAGCTCATATCAATTCaacaaataagtttaatttaattttataatttcaatTCAGACTACTCTATTTTCAACACGATTGTCCAACAGATCTTTCCTTAATTTGTTTATCAGATAAATACACAGCATAACTTAGGCACATTCAAATCTTAACTTTTAAGTATTCATCGCATTTGATATCCGAAATCTATTCCTCTTATTATCCCTCTGAGTGTTGTAGCACTGTCTTCGTAGGGTACTCTCATGGCTTCTTTAGTTAGTGCCGCATTTGTTACCTTTCAATAAAAGTGCATTGCAGTATAAGAAGAAAGggcgaaaaaaaaaaacaaaaaaaagaaagggATCATATTTCTCTTACGgaagatatttttatttcaacGTTGTCAGAGCAATTACTCCGAAACGGTTAATTCAACTTAGTAAAAGAATTTATCAACTTAGTTAACATTATTTAAACTTACTTTATCAAAATCTCTTCAATACGTTGAATtcattgtaaatttttttttagcaatCGACTAATCATTGTTATAATAGTTTTATAGTGAATTTaataaattgatttaaaaaatactataaaaatgcTCAATATATAGAGTTTTTAAACTAAgttgaatttattatttttttttaaaaaaggatgCCCTCTTGGCGATTAGGGTTTTACAAATCAATTACTAGGAACACAAGTGCAACTATAAAGATAATAATGTGTAAAAATCATTTCTGCCAATGGAAATGTATTGACAAACAAAAGATGTCAACATGGTCAGATTTGATTCCCGATTCAGAAAAAAAAAGCCAATATAAACCTCACAGTCATAGAGAAGGTGTCAGAGCTCAACAGCATTTCATTGTAATTCACTGGGGGACAGATTGTTGCAAACACCCAAATGAGAACAGATTATTCCAGGGCATGTCCCTACTTGCAAGCTTTTCGAGCATGTTCGAACTCCCAAGT from Zingiber officinale cultivar Zhangliang chromosome 5B, Zo_v1.1, whole genome shotgun sequence encodes the following:
- the LOC121986750 gene encoding heavy metal-associated isoprenylated plant protein 37-like; translated protein: MAHKWGTQHNISKKRLRKFPLSVLLSQTLILKVNIHCDGCRLQVRKILHRTEGVFSVSIDVEEQKVTVSGDVDAATLIRKLNRAGKHAEPWPVKARKEDQRPNQQKQGKKPVCNTVKKQSHKSFRNRKHELSSSSSDDEYDSDDEEDDDNDGYDLRSLNSQLRQIQQQFPMMVNMQQACQTHSPSMVMQENGHLQPQMMYLRSPAMAASYTGYYCYQSPCYLNDQVDDGYQCYYASGNGDSNVCSIM